The genomic region CAACCGGCCGAATTGAATTTGTGTACAGGTATCCGGAGGGACATCAACTCGGTGGAGACGATGTTGTCCTGCCCCGTGACGTTACAAACCACAACTTAAACTTTGAGGCAAAGTTTCTTTACATGTACCTTTGTTGCTACTCCGAGCATCTGGCTGTCTCGAATTAACCGTTGCCTACGAATTTTACACAGATATTAAAAATTTTTCGCCTATAGACTACAATGAATCAAAAGATACCACTAATAGGAGGCGCGACCAATGGACGTAGACAATGAAGCCCAACCGACTTTTCCCGCTCTCAAAACACAAGATCAGCTTCTTACTGCGTTCGTGAATGCAGCAAATAATCATGGACTGGAACTAAGCGTAACACTAACGGTTAAAGGTGTCGTCGTGAGTGGTACGCTAATTAGTGCCAAGCAATTTTTGAGAGAACTTGGTTCAATTACGAAGGGCGCCAAAGGCAATGCTGCTGAGGCATTTGGTAATGCGTTTGAACAACTTGCGGACGATATCTCCGAGACTGCTCAAGCTTCTTACATTCATCTCAGGAACGCCCGTATATGTGCACCAGGGCAAGCACCGATGCCGGCCGAAGGGAGCCTGTGGAGGGGTTCTCTCGCTTCGGTGGACGGATGGTACCTTGGAGAATTGAGATGACCAGACGGTGAGGTTCACATAAAAAGCCTTATCGGAGAGTACCAAAAACCGGAATCGCCGTTTCGTCTCAAATTCGGGCGTGAGCGGCGATTTTGCGTTTGACCAGGTCGCTCGCAAAAGCACCTCACGTACCAGGATTACCAAGTTCTTCAATCCCCGTTTTTCTCGCGTTTGCTTTCGTTTTCGCCCTTCTCCGCACCCTCATGTAACCGCTTTCTTTTGAGTTTTTCGTTGCCGACAGTTATAAACCCCTTGCCGCGTGTTCAAACGCCCCTCTACGGGCAAATTTGAGGCGTTTGTTTGGGTCTCAGACTGGCAACACTCCTAATAGGGGTGGTTGCCATGCGAGATGACCCAGCCAAGCGGCTGCGCGTGATCATGGCCGAGCGGGACGTGACGGTCCAGGAGCTGGCCTGGCGTGCAGGTGTGTCAGAGCGGACCATCACCGACCTGCGCCGGAACGGTTGGCGAAAGCCGCAGGCGGAGACCATGTACAGGATTGCAGAGGCCTTGCGTGTCCACGTAAACGATATATGGCCAACAGCGTGAGATTATGCCTTTTTCGCTGGAGGCGGAGAGATTCGTACGGATGGCGAAACAAGTGGTATGCATATACCATCAGTCGTGTGTAGTGATAATGATGTATAGCACACGACTGATAAAACGCTATGACACAAATTTTATGGGACCATTTTGGGTCCCCGATTTATTGTCTTGAACCCCCTTCGGGGATGGAATGGTCGTGTTTTTTGCTACAATCTTCCTTCGCGATCCTGAGCGGCCGCGCACGCTCCGCTCTGCAAGGTCTCCGCAGGCCTCCGGCCTTGGAGTCCGCCCGGGGCTTCCTGCAGGCCTTCGCAGGCTTCCGGCCCTGGTGGCCTCCAGGAGGGCGCATAGACGGTTTCTGAAGGCCTCTGCGTGTCTCCGTCCCTGGTGGCTGCCTCGAGGCCTTCTGAAGGCCTCCGCAGGCCTCCGGCTCTGGAGGCCGCCCGGGGAGCTCCTGCAGGCCTTCGCGTACCTGCCGGCCCTGGCGGCCTCCAGGAGTGCGCATGGACGGCTTCTGAAGGCCTCTGCGTGTCTCCGTCCCTGGTGGCTGCCTCGAGGCCTTCTGGAGGCCTCCGCAGGCCTCCAGCTCTGGAGGCCGCCACGCTAACTCTGTAGTACCGCTTTTTCACGGACGCGAGGTCTGCCTTTTCCTCGGCTCTGGTTTATCTCGTAGTACGCGAGGATTTCCTGACGTTCCTCCTCCGTGCTGCGCCACATGGTTTGACAGGCATCGCACTTCCAGCGCTTTGGCGGTCTCTTCTTGTAGTTACGCCGACGATGAACCGGGTGGATTTTCTTGCAGACGGGGCACTGCACGAATGGCCGGCCAGTCGTCGAGTACAGCAGCGACATGATACATCCCTCCTCGTCTGTATCAGCACTCCGGAAAGAGCTCGTAGAACGCCGCGTAGCGTTCATCTCGGACCCGCGCGCTCGGCGGCGTCGGTGGCGTCATTGGGAATGTGTCAGGTATCCAGTCCTCCCGCAGGGCCGCCTTGAGGGCTGCAATCGGACTCCGGAGACTCGTTAGGCCTGCAATCACGTCGATCTTCTCGCGCACCTTCTCGGCTCCGTACCGCTTAACCAGGTTGGCGATGGTCTTCGGGTTCACGTTCTCGCCGATTCGCTCTGTGTACTCCTGCACCAGCTCTTCGATGGAGGCCTCCTCACACACACGGGGTGTGTCTATTTCCTTCATGGGTTTCCTTATTGGGGTGTCATTAGTGTGTGTTCCTTCTGTGCTCTGTGAGAGCATAGGTATGTTCTGTGGGAGCATAGGTGTGTTCTCCTGGGACATAGGTATGCTCTCAGAGAGCATACCTTCTGGCGGGTATGGTCTGTCAGAGCATACCTTGCGTGGATCGGCATCCGCCGGGTGAACGATCGTGTAGAGGTTTGAGAAGTACTCACCGCTCTCCTTGCGACCACGGACCTCCTTAACGAGCAAGCCAGCAGCGATCAGCTCGTCAACAGCTCGACGAACGGTGGATTTACTGAAGCCCACTTCCTTTGCCATCGTTCCGTACCCAGGGAAACACTGTCCGTCACCGTCCGCACGTCGACACAGGTACACGTACACGGCTTTGGCGTATCCGGTGACATCTGCGTCGTAGATTGCGTCCGGAGCGCTGAAAAATCCCGTCGTCCATCCCTTTTGGATTCTGTCCGCCACAACGATCCCTCCCGTGCATGTCCCGCCGGGCAACGAAAAAAGCCCGGACGGTAAGCCTCCCGCCCAGGCCTGATTGAGTTAGTGCATTACATAGATCCGCTCGCGCTTGCAAAAGCCGCATCGATCTGCGACAATAAACACACGAAACCGCATAGTTGCGGATGGAATGGGTTGCGTGGCCTTGGCGGGTTGGGGCAACCCATTCCTATTTCGTGCGTTCGATCGAGTTACGCAAATTCTACCACAAGGACCACCAAAATTACTAGTCTTCCACCCGATTACGAGCGAAGCGTAGGGTACGTTTTCATCCTCATGTCGTCGTCCACAACTTCTTCGCCCCACTCGACGTAGGCAGCATGCAGAACCCAGGCAAGTGCAGCTTGATACCCGAGGTCGAACTCGCCTCTCTGCGTCCGCTCTTTGACCAGCTCGTACTCCTTCAGCACTTTTTCAAAAAACGTCTTCACCGACTTCGTCCGAATCGTTTCACCAGCCATTTTTATCAGCTCCTTCGTATACATGGTATACGATGTATACAAAGAAAGCAAGACCGTGGCCGAGACCTTCACTCTGTGGCAGGCCACGGTCTTTTTTGTCGGACGCGGAATACTGCCGAGCCGCGCCCTCATATGACAGGTGCAAAGGAGGTGATGGGGATGGCGACAATCACCATCGAGGTTGAGGTGGTATCCGTCCAGGAGGACACCGTTTTGGTCCGGGACTCTGAGGGGCACGAGTGGCTTGTGGACCGGCAGGACATCGACATCGAGGAGTGAGCAACATGATTCCTGAGTTCACCCTAACGGGAGCGGGCATTCTCGCGGGCGCCTACGTCCTGGTGAACTACCGGGAGGCGCGCCTGGTGCAGCGGGCAGCAAGGCATAGAGGGCTATGCGAACGAGACGCCAAGGGCAGGCCTCGCCCCTGGCGTCTGATTGGACAGCGGCGGGACAGGGAAGGCCTCACCATGCGCTTCAAAGTCCCGCCTGGAGTATCCTATGCGGACATCGTCTCGGATGATTCCCCCAACCGGCTCGTCCCGGCGCTGTGGGAGCTGTTTGGACCATGCGAAGTACGAAGAGACGAACCGGGGCAGATCGTGATCCAGGTGCCAGCGCACTCCCCTGCCCCGCGTCTGTTAGACGCTAGGGGCAGGGGAGTGGCTGGCGGAGGTCTCGCGTCGTGAATCCGTATACCGTCTTTAAAGCTGCATCTGACCTTGGCAAAGCCATCGGCATCGCGGCGGCGCAGGCGAGCCATTCGCCCGAGGCGTGGAGCCTCGCGAAGGCGGCTGCGGCGGTGCCCGGGCTCATCGTCGGGGCCGGGAAGGTGGCGCTTGGCGTCGGCGGGGCGATTCTCATCAGCTCGTTCTTCGGGTGGTGACGGAATGAGCGAACGAGACGACGCTCCCAACTTTGGTAACACGGGAGCAGAAACTCCGGCCGAGCCCCGCGCCCTGGTGGATTGGGTGTCCATCACGTTCCCCTGGGACGACCCAGGCCGCGCCATCCAGGCCATCGGCCTCGAGGCCGACCGGCCTGAAAGGGAGGGCCGGGGACGCCACGGTTACCGGTTCATGCTCGACTTTGGGGACGCCTGGGTGATGTGGGGCGGACGGGACGGGATGGGTGTCCACGCCGTTCTCTCCGGGGACGGGTGCCGCCGGATGGAGCAAAAAGCCGGCTGGAAGGAAAGTCTTGCCACGTGGAGGAGCCTGCGAGGCCGTATACGCCGTTTGGATGTGGCGCTCGACGTATATCACTTGGACGTCGCAAAACGGGCCTCAGAAGCCATCCTGGGCGGTCTGGTGAAGACCCGCTGGAGAGCGTACCAGATTGTCCAGTCCGGGTCTGTCCACGGGGACACCCGGGAAGGGCTCACGGTGTACTTCGGGAGCCCGCAGAGTCTTGTCCGTTGCAGGCTCTACGACAAAGCGGCGCAGATGGGCACCGATGGGACCTGGCACCGCATCGAGCTGCAGACACGAGACGAGCGGGCAGAGGCCGTCGCGGAGCACGTCGCCGCCGGCCGGCCAATTGGGGAGCTGCTGGCGGGAATCCTCCGCCACTATCTCACGATCCAGGCCGAGTGGTGGGAGGAGCTCCTAGGGAAAACGGAAAGCATTGTCCTGGCTACTGAGCGGCCGGCGAGGAAGATTGACGAGGTGCGCGATTGGTTCGTGCGGAATATGGCACCGACCCTGTCGCTCGTCTTTGAGCACCAGGGCGGGGACGTCGATTGGCTGTATGACATCATCCACCAGGGGCGCGCACGCCGAACGGTGCGCCAGCAAAACTTACTCAATCAGGAGTGAGGCAAGATGGAGGTCACATTGAATGCGCTCATCTGCGGGCTTCGTGAAGTCAGCGCAAAAGATGGCCGTAAATACTTCTTTGTCGATTGGTACTGCGGCGGGGCACACAGCAGCATCATCGATCCGGACAAAGTCGAGCCCTACAAGACACTGGCGGCCCGCCTCGTGACCATGCGCGTCCGCATCGAGGAGGGTCGGGACCGAGTGAACTACCGCATCCTCGACATCCAGCCGGTTCCCGCTCGGCAAGCCGTTTAGGAGTGAGTGGCCCCTGATTACCGCCCTGAGCGGTTTCTCAGGGGCCTCTCGCGCACATCAGCGCGGCCGCGCACTCAACCTGGAGAGTCCAAACACGACCGCGACAACGACAGCGTAAACAAACACGGCGTGCAGCATGGCATTTTCTCCCCCACGTGTGATAAGGTTGGGCATGGGGTTAGGCATTTTGGATTTCGGTCACCGCCGTTCCAGACCGGCGGCCTGATCTTCTGGTGTCAGGGTCATCATCGCCCGATGGCCCTGTCTTCTTGCCTTTTGCCAGCTCATCAGCACCGCCATTGCATCTATCCACACTTGCACGTCCGCGCCTGTCTCAACCATGTCCCGCTGCATCATCAGAGCCCTTCGGATTGCTGCAGCTGGGCAGCTGCCTCGTTTGATGACGTCCTTCATCGTTTTCTCAATCACGGACGGCACAACCGGCGTCTGACTCGCTTTCATGCGCCTCTCACCTCCTGGAAGACCTGAGTTTCTTTCGAAAACGCAAGCTTCGCGGTGCCTATCGGGCCGTTGCGCTGCTTGCCGATGATCACCTCGACAATCCCGGGCGTGTCTGTGTTCGGGTTGTAGTACTCGTCCCGGTAGAGAAACATGATGACATCGGCGTCCTGCTCAATCTGGCCGCTCTCACGGATGTCGGCGAGCGTCGGCCGCTTGTCTTGGCGCTGCTCGACGGCCCGGCTGAGCTGAGCCAATGCCACCACACAGCAGTTCATCTCCTTCGCGATGGCCTTGAGCTCCCGGCTGACTTCCCCGACCTCCTCCGTCCGACTGCGACCGCGCTGAGTTTGAATCAGCTGCATATAATCGACAAAGACCACCATGCGTTTATCGGCAGGAAGTTTCCGCGCCAGGCGTCGAAGCTTCGCCCGGATGTAGGCTGTCGAGACGTTCGCCTGCGTATCAACGAAAAGGTTTCTCGCCTCAAGCCGTGCGAAGGCCTGCGTCAGTTTTGGCCAGTCGCTGTCCTGGATTCGTCCGTGATGGATGCTGTACAGTGGCACACCGCCTTCTGACGCCACCAGCCTGTCCGCAATCGAGTCATCGCCCATCTCAAGGCTGAACACTACCGCGACGTCATTTAACGAGGCCGCTCGCGCCGTGTGCAGCATGAATGCCGTCTTGCCCATGCTTGGCCGTGCTGCGACGACACAAAGCGTCTGTGGACGCCACCCGCCGGTGTAGGCATTCAGCTGCCTGAACCCGGTGTTTATGCCCACTAGCCCTTTTTGTTTGTATCTCTCCTCGAGTACCTGTACGTGATCGCGCAGGATGTCGCCGATGTGCCGTGGTCCGCTCGTCTCGGTTTCCTGAGATTCAATCTGTGCGATGGCCTTCTCAACCTCGGCCATCTCGTTATCCCCGATCTCGTCAGCCATCATCGCGATCTCTTGGAGCCGCATTGCTGCCTTTTGGAGACGGCGACGCTTGGCATTCTGGCGGATTTGGTGTGCGAGCTCCTTTGCGGCCCAGGGCTGCGCGTATGTGACGTTGAGAGCGACAGCCAGGTATTGAGGGTCCAGGCTACGGGCCAGTTTCTCACCGACTAAGACGTTACTGACGGGCTTTCCTTGCTCGTACAGTGACGTCACCGTCTGATAGACCAGGGCGTTTCGCTCATCCTCGAAGTCCGCTGGGCTAAGGTCAATCTCATCGAGCAGCGTCGGCCTGTCGAGCAGGGTTGCGATCATTGTCAGTTCTGCCGTCCGAACGGAAGCTTGGTCATCACCATGCCACATGTGCCATCTCTCCTTCCTC from Alicyclobacillus macrosporangiidus CPP55 harbors:
- a CDS encoding helix-turn-helix domain-containing protein, which codes for MADRIQKGWTTGFFSAPDAIYDADVTGYAKAVYVYLCRRADGDGQCFPGYGTMAKEVGFSKSTVRRAVDELIAAGLLVKEVRGRKESGEYFSNLYTIVHPADADPRKVCSDRPYPPEGMLSESIPMSQENTPMLPQNIPMLSQSTEGTHTNDTPIRKPMKEIDTPRVCEEASIEELVQEYTERIGENVNPKTIANLVKRYGAEKVREKIDVIAGLTSLRSPIAALKAALREDWIPDTFPMTPPTPPSARVRDERYAAFYELFPEC
- the dnaB gene encoding replicative DNA helicase, with the protein product MWHGDDQASVRTAELTMIATLLDRPTLLDEIDLSPADFEDERNALVYQTVTSLYEQGKPVSNVLVGEKLARSLDPQYLAVALNVTYAQPWAAKELAHQIRQNAKRRRLQKAAMRLQEIAMMADEIGDNEMAEVEKAIAQIESQETETSGPRHIGDILRDHVQVLEERYKQKGLVGINTGFRQLNAYTGGWRPQTLCVVAARPSMGKTAFMLHTARAASLNDVAVVFSLEMGDDSIADRLVASEGGVPLYSIHHGRIQDSDWPKLTQAFARLEARNLFVDTQANVSTAYIRAKLRRLARKLPADKRMVVFVDYMQLIQTQRGRSRTEEVGEVSRELKAIAKEMNCCVVALAQLSRAVEQRQDKRPTLADIRESGQIEQDADVIMFLYRDEYYNPNTDTPGIVEVIIGKQRNGPIGTAKLAFSKETQVFQEVRGA
- a CDS encoding replication initiation factor domain-containing protein, producing the protein MSERDDAPNFGNTGAETPAEPRALVDWVSITFPWDDPGRAIQAIGLEADRPEREGRGRHGYRFMLDFGDAWVMWGGRDGMGVHAVLSGDGCRRMEQKAGWKESLATWRSLRGRIRRLDVALDVYHLDVAKRASEAILGGLVKTRWRAYQIVQSGSVHGDTREGLTVYFGSPQSLVRCRLYDKAAQMGTDGTWHRIELQTRDERAEAVAEHVAAGRPIGELLAGILRHYLTIQAEWWEELLGKTESIVLATERPARKIDEVRDWFVRNMAPTLSLVFEHQGGDVDWLYDIIHQGRARRTVRQQNLLNQE
- the gvpU gene encoding gas vesicle accessory protein GvpU, whose translation is MDVDNEAQPTFPALKTQDQLLTAFVNAANNHGLELSVTLTVKGVVVSGTLISAKQFLRELGSITKGAKGNAAEAFGNAFEQLADDISETAQASYIHLRNARICAPGQAPMPAEGSLWRGSLASVDGWYLGELR
- a CDS encoding helix-turn-helix domain-containing protein, which encodes MRDDPAKRLRVIMAERDVTVQELAWRAGVSERTITDLRRNGWRKPQAETMYRIAEALRVHVNDIWPTA